Proteins encoded by one window of Lathyrus oleraceus cultivar Zhongwan6 chromosome 1, CAAS_Psat_ZW6_1.0, whole genome shotgun sequence:
- the LOC127082146 gene encoding 3-ketoacyl-CoA synthase 10, whose protein sequence is MSNESEEFSTEIVQRGVENNGPNDGPVSSSVKVRPRIPDFLSSVNLKYVKLGYGYLIKKRLYLLLAPPLLAILIHHIGKFTMEDLFFKYNITEGLFISGVLLLMLYIYIDSTPTSTYLIDFSCFRPSNDYKISKAEFIELSKRSGNFNESAIKFQEQVLKKSGIGDETYLPKAVFRPGYTSTLKEGREELSMVMFGAIKNLLAATKVKPKDIKILIVNCGILNTTPSISSMVINHFKLRPDIRSFNLGGMGCAAGITAVDLAKDLLDAYPRSYALVVSTEAVSYSWYSGNDYDMLLPNCFFRMGASAVLLSNYRLDRWRAKYELKQLVRTHKGMDNKSFKSIHQREDNEGKKGLSISKEIIEVGGNALKANITTLGPLVLPVSEQLHFFTNLLFKKKKTKPYIPDYKLAFQHVCALATSKNVLDEIQKNLELTEEYMEASRKTLERFGNTSSSSNWYELAYLEFNKRIKKGDRVCQIAFGSGFMCNSVVWKALRNVGKPKQSPWIEDDN, encoded by the exons ATGTCAAATGAAAGTGAAGAATTTTCCACAGAAATTGTGCAAAGGGGTGTAGAAAACAATGGCCCAAATGATGGCCCAGTTTCATCCTCTGTTAAAGTCCGGCCCAGAATACCAGATTTTCTTAGTTCTGTTAATCTAAAATATGTGAAATTGGGCTATGGTTATCTCATTAAGAAACGCTTGTATTTACTATTGGCACCCCCTTTGCTTGCAATCTTGATTCATCATATTGGAAAATTCACTATGGAAGATCTCTTTTTTAAATATAACATCACTGAGGGTTTGTTTATTTCAGGAGTTTTGTTACTCATGCTCTATATTTATATTGATTCTACACCAACTTCTACTTATTTGATTGATTTCTCGTGTTTTCGACCTTCAAATGATTACAAG ATCTCTAAGGCAGAGTTCATTGAGTTATCCAAAAGATCGGGAAATTTCAATGAATCCGCCATTAAATTTCAAGAACAAGTTCTCAAGAAATCTGGTATAGGAGATGAAACCTACTTGCCAAAAGCAGTTTTTCGTCCCGGTTACACATCAACACTAAAAGAAGGCAGAGAAGAATTATCAATGGTGATGTTTGGTGCAATTAAGAACCTTCTTGCAGCCACAAAAGTGAAACCAAAAGACATCAAAATCCTTATAGTAAACTGTGGAATATTGAACACAACTCCATCAATCTCATCCATGGTGATAAACCATTTCAAGCTTAGGCCTGATATTCGCAGCTTTAACCTTGGTGGTATGGGTTGTGCTGCTGGAATCACAGCAGTTGATTTAGCGAAAGACCTTCTTGATGCTTATCCGAGATCATATGCATTAGTAGTTAGCACAGAAGCTGTTAGCTATTCATGGTATAGTGGTAATGACTATGACATGCTTCTTCCTAATTGCTTCTTTAGAATGGGAGCTTCGGCCGTCTTGCTCTCGAATTATCGCCTCGATAGATGGCGCGCGAAGTATGAACTCAAACAG CTAGTCAGAACTCACAAAGGAATGGACAACAAAAGCTTCAAAAGCATACATCAAAGAGAAGACAATGAGGGAAAGAAAGGACTTTCAATAAGCAAAGAAATAATTGAAGTTGGAGGCAATGCACTAAAAGCTAACATTACAACACTTGGTCCACTAGTACTACCTGTTTCAGAACAACTTCACTTCTTCACCAATCTACTCTTCAAGAAGAAGAAAACAAAGCCATATATTCCTGATTACAAGCTAGCATTTCAGCATGTATGTGCATTGGCAACAAGCAAGAATGTGTTGGATGAGATACAAAAGAATTTGGAGTTGACAGAAGAGTATATGGAAGCATCAAGGAAGACATTGGAGAGATTTGGTAACACTTCTAGTAGTAGTAATTGGTATGAACTTGCATATCTTGAGTTCAATAAACGGATTAAAAAAGGTGATAGAGTTTGTCAGATAGCTTTTGGGTCTGGATTTATGTGTAATAGTGTTGTTTGGAAAGCACTTAGGAATGTTGGGAAGCCTAAACAAAGTCCTTGGATTGAGGATGATAATTGA